Proteins encoded together in one Streptomyces sp. TLI_171 window:
- a CDS encoding nitroreductase family deazaflavin-dependent oxidoreductase, whose translation MSERLQRNQLVIDEFRSSAGVVGGDFAGVPLLLLTTTGARSGESRVMPVTYLEDGGRLVIFGANGGRANHPGWYHNLLADPAARVEVGAESFAVTASVAEGAEHDRLWARQLPHTPYFAGFQERAGRRIPVVVLTRDATS comes from the coding sequence ATCGACGAATTCCGCTCCTCCGCCGGGGTGGTGGGCGGCGACTTCGCCGGCGTGCCGCTGCTTCTGCTCACCACCACCGGCGCCCGCAGCGGGGAGTCGCGCGTCATGCCGGTGACCTACCTGGAGGACGGCGGGCGGCTGGTGATCTTCGGGGCCAACGGGGGCCGGGCGAACCACCCCGGCTGGTACCACAACCTGCTCGCCGACCCGGCCGCCCGGGTCGAGGTCGGCGCGGAGAGCTTCGCGGTCACCGCGTCCGTGGCCGAGGGCGCCGAACACGACCGGCTCTGGGCCCGGCAGTTGCCGCACACCCCGTACTTCGCGGGGTTCCAGGAGCGGGCCGGACGCCGGATCCCGGTGGTCGTCCTGACGCGGGACGCGACGAGCTGA
- a CDS encoding DeoR/GlpR family DNA-binding transcription regulator translates to MLAAERRDHLLGLLAREGKVVAKEVAADLGISEDSVRRDLRDLAAEGLCQRVYGGALPASPAVVGYAERQSVTPGGKRRVAAAAVALVRPGSTLILDGGTTALAVAELLPPDLHCTVITHSPTVVAALLEHPRAELFLLGGRVFKHSAVACGAAAVEAAQNVSADLCLLGVTGVHPDAGLTTGDADEAAMKRALAARAAETWILASAEKIGAASPFRVLPWDRITGLITDADPAHPALERLTAAGVEILPAR, encoded by the coding sequence ATGCTCGCTGCGGAACGGCGCGACCACCTGCTCGGGCTGCTGGCCCGCGAGGGGAAGGTGGTCGCCAAGGAGGTGGCCGCCGACCTGGGCATCTCCGAGGACAGCGTCCGGCGCGACCTGCGTGACCTGGCCGCGGAAGGGCTCTGCCAGCGGGTCTACGGCGGGGCGCTGCCCGCCTCGCCCGCCGTGGTCGGTTACGCCGAGCGGCAGTCCGTCACGCCCGGCGGGAAGCGCCGCGTCGCAGCGGCGGCCGTCGCCCTGGTCCGTCCCGGCAGCACGCTGATCCTGGACGGCGGCACCACCGCGCTCGCGGTGGCCGAACTGCTGCCGCCGGACCTCCACTGCACCGTGATCACACACAGTCCGACGGTGGTCGCGGCCCTGCTGGAACACCCGCGGGCGGAGCTGTTCCTGCTCGGCGGACGGGTGTTCAAGCACTCCGCGGTGGCCTGCGGCGCGGCGGCGGTCGAGGCCGCCCAGAACGTCTCGGCCGACCTCTGCCTGCTCGGCGTCACGGGCGTCCACCCGGACGCGGGCCTGACCACCGGCGACGCCGACGAGGCCGCCATGAAGCGCGCCCTCGCCGCCCGCGCCGCCGAGACCTGGATCCTCGCCTCCGCGGAGAAGATCGGCGCCGCCTCCCCGTTCCGGGTCCTGCCCTGGGACCGGATCACCGGTCTGATCACCGACGCCGATCCGGCCCACCCCGCCCTGGAGCGCCTCACCGCGGCCGGCGTGGAGATCCTCCCGGCCCGCTGA